GACAGCATCCGTCCGCGCCACGCTTCCTACCGCGAAGCCTACGGCCGCGCGCCGCGCGCCAGGCCCATGGGCACGCAGATGGAACTGGTCGCCAAGCGCAAGGACGGCAGCGAGGTGATGGTCGAGATCGCGCTCAGCCCGCTGCAAAGCCAGGGCCTGCCGTTCGTGGTGGCGGCTATCCGGGACATCGGCGCCTATCCGCGCGTGAAGCAGGCGCTGCAACGTGCGCGCTACAGCGACTACCTCGCGCAACTGGGCCGGCTGGCCGTCGATACGCGCGACCTCCAGGTGGTGCTCGACCACGCGCCCGCCATGGCCGCGGAAGCGCTGGAGGTCGAGGTCGCCATGGTGCTGCTGCTCGACGAAAGCCGGCTCGAGTTCCGCGTCGCGAGCGGCGTCGGCCTGGTGTCCGGCGAAGAAATCGGCGCCCGCATTGCCAGCCACGCGAACACGCCGCCCGGGTTCGTGTTCGCAGAAGGCGCGCCGGTGGTGGTGGCCGACTTTGCCGACGAGCGCCGCTTCGCGGTGCCGCAGGCGTACCTCGATGCCGGGCTGGTCAGTGCGCTGGCCGTGCCTTTCTATGACCGCGGCCGCTTCATCGGCGTGCTGACCGTGCGCTCGCGCGAGGCCAGGCGCTTTGGCGACGAGGAACTCCGGTTCCTGGAGTCGCTGTCGAACCTGCTGGCCACCAGCCTGCAGCGCGTGCAGACCGAAGAGGCGCTCAGCCACGCGCAGCGGCTCGAAAGCGTCGGCCAGCTCACCGGCGGCATCGCGCATGATTTCAACAACCTGCTCACCGTCATCCAGGGCAACCTGCAGGTGCTGGAGGAACTGCCCGCCATCGCCGAAGACGGCTATGCGCAGCAGCTGGTGGGCGCCGCGGCGCGCGCTTCGCGGCGCGGCGCCGAACTCACCGGCAAGCTGCTGGCGTTTTCGCGCCGGCAGATGTTGCAGCCGCACGCGGTGGACACCCATGCGATGCTGCATTCGCTGGCCGACATGCTGCGGCGCACGCTCGACCAGCGCATCGGCATCTCGATCGACAGCGCAACGGATTGTCCGCCGGTGCTTGCCGACCCGGGACAGCTCGAATCGGCGCTGCTGAACATCGCCATCAATGCGCGGGATGCCATGCCCGACGGCGGCACGCTGCACTTTCGCGCCGAAGCCTGCGGCGCGCTGCCGCCCGAAGTGCACAACGAGCTGAGCGACCGCGACGCGCATGGCAGCTTCGTCGCCATCTCGATCACCGACAGCGGCACCGGGATGACCGAGGAAGTGAAGGAGCGCGCGTTCGAGCCCTTCTTCACCACCAAGGAAGCCGGCCGCGGCACCGGCCTCGGCCTGAGCACGGTGTACGGCTTCGTGAAGCAATCGAAGGGCGCCATCGCCATCGCCAGCCGGCCGGGCGCCGGCACCACGGTGACACTTTTCCTGCCGCAGCTGGACGAGCCAGCGGCTGCGGCCACGGAAGAGGACGACGTCGAACAGGCGATTCCGCCCGGCCTGCGCGTGATGCTGGTGGAGGACGACCCCGAGGTGCGCAAGGTCGTGCACACATTCCTCTCCACGCTCGGCTGCAGCGTGGCCGCGGCCAGCAATGCCGAAGAGGCCCTGATCCGCATGGAAACCGATGCTGGCGCCTTCGACCTGCTGCTGAGCGACATCGCGCTCGGCGCCGGCATGCGCGGCACGCGGCTCGCCGCCGAAGCGCAGCAGCGTTTTCCGGACCTGGCGATCCTGCTCATGTCCGGCTTCTCGTCGGAATTGCTGGACGCCGACCGCGAAGTGCCGCAGAGCTGGGAACTGCTGCGCAAGCCCTACACGCGCGCCGAGCTGGCGCGCGCCATGGGCCGCGTGCTTTCGCACCCCTAGCTGCCAGCCTGCCCGGGCGGCAGCTTCAGCTGCACCAGGCCTCGATCTGGTGCGCCATATCCAGCCACAGCGCCCGCAGCGCCATGGCTGCGAGCAATGCGCCGGCCAGGCGCGCGCCCCACGCCTGCGGCACCGCGCCGCCGCTCCACCTGAGCCTTTGCCAGAGCCATGGCGCGAGCAACAGCGAAAGGCCGCTGCCGATGGCGAACAGCAGCATCGCGAGCCCACCTTGCAGCGGCCCGTTGCCCAGGCTCGCCAGCAGCAGCGCCGAATAGAGCAGCCCGCAGGGCATCGCCACCCAGAGTGCACCGGTCGCAAGCATGCCGAGGGGCGAGCTTCCGGCCAGCGGGCGCAGGCGGCCTTCGAGCGTGCGGCCGATGCGTTGCGCCCACACCGGCTGCCGGCCCGCCACGGCCAGCACGGCGCCCCAGGCGAACACGAACACATGCAGCAGCATCCAAAGCGGCCTGAGCGCCGCCACCTGCGTGCCGGCTTGTGCCAGGCTGTCGACGCTCGCCGCCGCCATGGCGCCCGCCGCGGCATAGCTTGCGATGCGGCCCAGGTGGAACGCCGCCTGCGCGGGCAGCGCCATGCCGCCGGCCGCGCGGCCCGAAGCCGGTGCGGGCACGATGCGGATCACGGCAGCCGATGCCGCGCCGCACATGGCCACGCAGTGCGGCCCGCCTGCGAGGCCCATCAACAAGGCAGCCATGACCAGCCCGGTCTGCATGTGTTCAGACCACGCGCGAAAAGCGCGTGCGGTTCTCGCGGCAATACCGGTCGAACACCATCGCGATGGCGCGCACCACGAACCATCCCTCCGGCGTCACCTCGATGTCATGGTCGGTGACCCGCACCAGCCCCTCGGCCGCCAGCGGACCCAGCGCTGCGAACTCGGTGGCGAAGTAGTGCCGGAAGTCGATCCGGTGCGCATCGCCCATGGCGTCGAAGCCGACATGCCCCCTGCACATCAGCGCCATGATCACGTCGCGCCGCAGCACGTCGTCGCGGGTGAGCGCAAGGCCGCGAACCACGGGCAGGCGGCCCTGGTCGAGCAGATCGTAGTAGGCCTCGATGGTCTTGGCGTTCTGGCTGTAGGTGGCGCCGACGCGGCCGATGGCTGAAACACCGAGCGCCACCAGGTCGCCGCCCGGCTGTGTGCTGTAGCCCTGGAAGTCGCGGTGCAGCCGCCCTTCCCGCCTGGCGACCGCGAGCGGGTCGTCGGGCAGCGCGAAGTGGTCCATGCCGATGTAGACGTAACCGGCCTCGGTGAGCGTTGCGATGGCGCGCGCGAGCATCCGCACCCGCGCTGCTGCATCGGGCAGGTCTTCTGCCGCGATGCGCCGCTGCGGCTTGAAGCGCTCGGGCAGGTGCGCATAGGCATAGAGCGCGATGCGGTCGGGCCGCAGCTCGCAGACCTGCGCCATCGTGCGGTCGAACGACGCGTCGTCCTGGCGCGGCAGGCCGTAGATCAGGTCGACGTTGATCGAGCAGAAGCCCAGCGCGCGGGCCTCGGCCATCAGGTCGAACACCTGGCGTGCCGGCTGGATCCGGTGCACGGCCTTCTGCACGTCGGGATCGAAGTCCTGCACGCCGAAGCTCAGGCGGTTGAAACCCAGCGACGCCAGGTGTGCGAGCCGCGCCGCGTCGACGGTGCGCGGATCGATCTCGATGGACTGCTCGCCGCCGGGAAGAAAGACGAAGGCCCCGCGCAGCATCGCGAGGAGCTGGCCCAGTTCGGCGTCGTTCAGGAACGTCGGCGTGCCGCCGCCCAGGTGCAGCTGGCTCACGGCGGTGCCGCGCCCCAGCTGCGCCACCTGAAGGCGGATCTCGCGCGCCAGGTAGGCGAGGTACTGCGTGCCTTTCTCGTGATGCCGCGTCACGATCTTGTTGCACGCGCAGTAGTAGCACAGCGATTCGCAGAACGGAATGTGCACGTACAGCGACAGCGGCGCCGCGGACGCGCCCGCGTCGCGCCGGCCTTGCAGCGCAAGCGCGTAGTCGTCGGCATCGAAGGCTTCGACGAAGCGGTCGGCCGTCGGGTAGGAGGTGTAGCGCGGACCCGCGACGTCGAACTGGCGAAGCAAGGCGGCCGGCAGGGGCGCCGCATCGTGAACAGGGGCGCAGCCGGCAAAGGCGGTGGAAGACGAAGTCATTGCGGATGCTCGGGAAGTTCGCGCGGCGGCGGCATGGCCAGCAAGGCAGTGAATGCGCTGGAAGCTGCCGCCATGGCCCAGAAGACGAAGAACGCGAGGGTGTAGATCCCCTGGCGCGACATGCGCAGTGCGTCGCCGCCCCAGTGCAGATCGGACGGATCGACCATCGCGAAGACCAGGATCTCGATCGCGCAGGCCAGCAGGAACGCCGGCCACAGCACGCCGATGAGCTGCCGCGACCCGGTCATGGCCTGGCCTCTCGGCGCGGCACGGGCACGGCCTCTTCGGGCGTGGCCGCATGGTTCCTCCCGGAGACGGCGGGCATGAGCTTCTTGTCCGCCAGCGACCGGTTGATCTCGACGCCGCGGCGGTAGTAGTCCTGCGACACCAGCGGATCCTGGCTCCCCCATGCGATCCAGAAGGTCACGAAGCTCGCGACCACCACCAGTGCCGGGCCGGCGATCACCATCCAGAGCAGCGGATAGCGCCACCAAGGTTTCTCGGCGGGGGTCGTCATGCGTACTTTTCTTGCAGCTGCGTTCATTCCAACTCCTTCAGCGCGGCACCAGGAACACCGCTTTTTCGGACACCCGCACGCCGCTGTCCTCGTCGCGGATGTCGAAGTGCACCGCGTGCGAGCCGGCCGGCACCACGCCATAGGGCACCTGCAGGCGCACGGCGACCCAGCGCGACTGGGCCGCGTCGACGGTGATGCGCTCGTCGGGCGAGACGCGGAGGCCTTCGATGCCGTGCGCGGCAATGCGGTAGTGGCGGGCTTCCTCGGTGGCGTTCATGACCTGCAGGCGGTAGACGTTCTCGAGCAGGCCGCCCTCGACGATGCGGGCCAGGGACGCGCGGTCGCGCACCACGTCCACCTTCAGCGGCGTGCGTGCGACGAGGCTGGCCAGGAGCCCCGCCACCAGCAGCGCCAGGATGGCGCTGTAGACCAGCACGCGCGGACGCAGCACGCGGCGAAGCAGCTGGCGGCGCGTCCAGCCGGCCTCCATGCCGTTCTGCGTGTCGTAGCGGATCAGCCGCGGTGCATAGGCCATCTTCTGCATCACCGTGTCGCAGGCGTCCACGCAAAGGCCGCAGCCGATGCATTCGTACTGCAGGCCCTCGCGGATGTCGATGCCGGTCGGGCACACCTGCACGCAAAGCCCGCAGTCGATGCAGTCGCCCAGTGCCATGCTGCGCGGATCGGGGCCCTTGCGCCGCGGTGCGCGCGGCTCGCCGCGCTTCGGGTCGTAGGTGACGATGAGCGTGTCGCGGTCGAACATGGCGCTCTGGAAGCGCGCATAGGGGCACATGTACTTGCAGACCTGCTCGCGCATGAAGCCCGCGTTGCCGTAGGTTGCAAAGCCGTAGAAGAAGACCCAGAACACCTCCCACGAGCCCATGCGGGTCTGCAGGAAGGCCAGGCCCAGGTCGCGGATGGGCGTGAAGTAGCCCACGAAGGTGAAGCCGGTCCACAGCGCGATGCCGATCCACACCAGGTGCTTGAACCACTTCTTCACCAGCTTCTCGAGCGACATGGGTTCGGTGTCCAGCCGCATGCGCGCCGTGCGGTTGCCCTCGATCTTGTGCTCCACCCACATGAAGATCTCGGTGTAGACCGTCTGCGGACACGCGTAGCCGCACCACAGCCGCCCGGCCACGGCGGTAAAGAGAAAAAGCGCCAGCGCACTGACCACCAGCAGGCCCGAGAGGTAGATCAGGTCCTGCGGGTAGAGCACCAGCCCGAAGATGTAGAAGCGCCGCGCCGCCAGGTCGAACAGCACCAGCTGCCGCTCGCCCCACTCGGCCCACGGCAGGCCGTAGAACACCAGCTGCGTCAGGAACACCATGGCCCAGCGCCAGCGCGCGAACATGCCGCGCACGGTGCGCGGATAGATCTTCTTCGTGGCTTCGTACAGGCCTTGCGCGTCGCCGTCGGCCGAAGCGATGGGAATGACCTTGCGCGCGCCCGGGCGGTCGACAGGTGCCGGTGCGGAGACGGGGGCGGAGGAATCCATGATGAACGACCGGCGGCCTCAGGGCCCGGCGACGGGGTTGGAAAGGCCCCAGACATAGGAAGCGAGCAGCTTGATCTGCGCCTCGGTCAGGCGGCCTTCCTGCGGCGGCATCTCGCTGTGCTTGCCGGCATTGACGATCTGCACGATCGCAGCCTCGCCATAGCCGTGCAGCCAGACCTTGTCGCTGAGGTTGGGCGCGCCCACGGCCTGGTTGCCGACACCGCCGATGCCGTGGCAGGCAGCGCACACGGTGAACTTCGACTTGCCCAGGCCCGCGCGCACCGAGTCGTGCGGCGCGCCCGACAGGCTCAGCACGTAGTTCGCCAGGTTCTTCACCTCGTCCTGGGTACCGACCGCGGCCGCCAGCGGCGGCATCATGCCGATGCGACCCTTGGTGATGGTCTCGGCGATCTTCTCGGGCGTGCCGCCGTGCAGCCAGTCCTTGTCGGTCAGGTTGGGAAAGCCCTTGCTGCCGCGCGCGTCGGAGCCGTGGCATTGGGAGCAGTTGTTCATGAACAGCCGCTCGCCGATGGCCATGGCCTTGGGTTCGCGCGCAACGTCTTCCATCGGCATGCCGGCGTAGCTCGCGTAGACCGGCGCCAGCGCCTGGTTGGCCTTGTCGACTTCGGCGTCGTACTCGCTCCGGGTGCTCCAGCCGGCCTGGCCGCTGAAGCTGCCGAGGCCCGGAAAGACCACCAGGTAGCCGACCGAAAAGATGATGGTCAGCACGAACAGGCCGACCCACCACAGGGGCAGCGGGTTGTTGGATTCGCGCAGGTCCTCGTCCCAGACATGGCCGGTGGTGTTGTCCGCATCGGAGGCCACGCGCTTGCGCGCCGTGAGCCACAGCAGCAGCGCGCACCCGAGGATGCTCAGCACCGTGCCGGCGGCGACGTAGTTGGACCAGAAATTGTTGATGAAATCGCTCATCGCGGGGCCCTCTTGTTTCAGTCCTGCTCGAACGGCAGATGGGCGGCTTCCTCGAAGCGCGAGGCATTGCGCCGGGCGTAGGCCCAGGCCACGATGCCGAGGAAGAGCGCGAAGCACAGCACGGTGGCGGCAACGCGCAAGGTGGTCAGATCGATCATGGTCGGGAGCTCCTTACTTGAGCGCGAGGCCCAGCGATTGCAGATAGGCCACGGTCGCGTCCAACTCGGTCTTGCCGCGAACCTCTTCGGCCGCACGGGCGATCTCCTCGTCCGAGTACGGCACGCCGACCTGGCGCAGCGCACGCATGCGGCGTGGCATGGCTTCGGCGTCGACCAGGTTCTTGTCGAGCCACGAATAGGCCGGCATGTTCGACTCGGGCACAAGGTCGCGCGGGTTGTTCAGGTGGATGCGCTGCCACTCGTCGCTGTACTTGCCGCCCACGCGGTGCAGGTCCGGCCCGGTGCGCTTGCTGCCCCACTGGAACGGGTGGTCGTAGACGAACTCGCCCGCCACTGAATAATGGCCGTAGCGCAGCGTCTCCGAGCGGAACGGCCGGATCATCTGCGAGTGGCAGTTGTAGCAACCCTCGCGCAGGTAGACGTCGCGGCCGGCGAGCTGCAGCGCCGAGTGCGGCTTCAGCCCCTGGATCGGCTCGGTGGTCGACTTCTGGAAGAACAGCGGCACGATCTCGACCATGCCGCCGATGGCGATCACCACCAGGATCAGCACGATCATCAGCAGGTTGTTGGTCTCCACCTTCTCGTGGGTGAAGCCGCTGCCCTTGCGTTCGGTATTCGGGTTCATGGTGCTTTCCTCAGGCGTGGGCCACGGCAACGGGCGGGATCGACGCCTGCACCGAGCGCCCAGAGATGACGGTCATCCACACGTTCCAGGCCATCACCAGCATGCCGCCCAGGTACAGCAGGCCGCCCGCCAGCCGCACCACGTAGAACGGGTAGGTGGCCTTCACGCTCTCCACGAAGGTGTAGGTGAGCGTGCCGTCCGGGTTGATGGCGCGCCACATCAGGCCCTGCATCACGCCGGCGATCCACATGGCGGCGATGTACAGCACGATGCCGATGGTGGCGATCCAGAAGTGCGCGTCGATGGCCTTCACGCTGTACATCTCCGTACGGCCGTACATGCGCGGGACCAGGTAGTAGAGCGATCCCATGGTGATGAAGCCCACCCAGCCCAGCGCGCCGGCATGCACGTGGCCCACGGTCCAGTCGGTGTAGTGGCTCAGTGCGTTGACGGTCTTGATGGACATCAACGGTCCCTCGAAGGTCGCCATGCCGTAGAACGACAGCGCCACGATCAGGAAGCGCAGGATCGGGTCGGTGCGCAGCTTGTGCCAGGCGCCCGAGAGCGTCATCACGCCGTTGATCATGCCGCCCCAGCTCGGCGCGAGAAGGATCAGCGAGAACACCATGCCCAGCGACTGCGTCCAGTCCGGCAGCGCCGTGTAGTGCAGGTGGTGCGGGCCGGCCCACATGTAGGTGAAGATCAGCGCCCAGAAGTGGACGATGGAGAGCCGGTACGAATACACCGGGCGGCCGGCCTGCTTGGGGATGTAGTAGTACATCATTCCCAGGAAGCCCGCCGTGAGGAAGAAGCCCACCGCGTTGTGCCCGTACCACCACTGCACCATGGCGTCCTGCACGCCGGCATAGGCCGAATAGCTCTTCATCCAGCCCGCAGGGATCTCGGCGCTGTTGACGATGTGCAGCAAGGCCACGGCGATGATGAATGCGCCGAAGAACCAGTTGGCCACGTAGATGTGGCGTACCTTGCGAACGCCGATGGTGCCGAAGAACACGACCGCATAGGACACCCACACCGCCGCGATGAGGATGTCGATCGGCCACTCGAGCTCGGCGTATTCCTTGCCCGTGGTGTAGCCCAGCGGCAGGCTGATGGCGGCGGCCACGATCACGGCCTGCCAGCCCCAGAACACGAACGACGCGAGCGCCGGCGCAAAGAGCCGGACCTGGCAGGTGCGCTGCACCACGTGGAAGCTGGTGGCCATGAGCGCGCAGCCGCCGAACGCGAAGATCACCGCGTTGGTGTGCAGCGGCCGCAGCCGGCCGTAGCTGAGCCAGGGGATGCCGAGGTTGAGCTCGGGCCAGGCCAGCTGCGAGGCGATGATCACGCCGACGAGCATGCCGACGACGCCCCAGACAACGGACATGAGGGCGAACTGCCTGACGACGGTATCGTCGTAGGCCGCCGCGGGGGGATTGGATGGTTGCATCGTGCTGCCTCTTGATGGACTGCAGCCAGTGTCCGCGTGCACCCCCCGGGCCGGTTTGATGCAGATCAATCGCCTTGCAGGATGCGGTCGCCTTCGATCTCGATGTCGTCGAATTGCCCACGCTCGATGGCCCACCACAGGCCGCCGAGAATGGCGAGCACCAGCACCACGGAAAGCGGGATCAGGAGAAAGAGGATGTCCATCAGCGAAGCCCCGTGCGCACCGCCGCGAGCCGCGCCGCGTTGAGCACCACCACCAGCGAACTGGCCGCCATGCCCAGTCCTGCAAGCCACGCGGGCAGCCAGCCGGCAATGGCCAGCGGCACGCACAGCGCGTTGTAGCCGGCGGCCCATGCGAGGTTCTGCCGCACCACGCGCAGCGTTCTGCGCGCCTGCGCGATGGTGCGCGGGATGGACGCGAGCGCATCGCCGAGCACGACGAAGTCGGCCCGCGCACGCGAGAGCGGCACCGCGCGGCCGAAGGCGAAAGACGCGTTCGCGCGCGCCAGCGAAGGGCCGTCGTTGAGCCCGTCGCCCACCATCGCGACCTGCCGGCCCTCGGCCTGCAGGCGCCACAGCACCTCGAGCTTGTCTTCGGGCGTGCAGCCGCCCTGCGCAAAGGCGATGCCGGCGCGTGCGGCGATCTCGCGGGCCGCGCTGTCGCGGTCGCCCGAGAGCAGGCGCACCGTGATGCCTTCGGCCTGCAGCGCCGCCACCGCGGCGGCAGCGTCGGGGCGCAGTTCCTCGGCGAGCACGAAGCTCGCGAGCCAGCCCGCGTCGTCGCTCAGGTGAACCTGCGGCGACTCGACCTCGAGCGGCGGCACATCGCAATGGCTGGCCGAGCCCAACCGAACGCGATGCGCCGGCGCCTCGGTGCTCGCGCTTCGGCGCAGCAGGCCTTCGAGGCCGAGGCCCGCGAGCTCGGCAGGCCGGGTCACTTCCCAGGCCGGTGGCGAGCGGAACTGGGCGTTCCATGCGTTCACCAGCGCGCGAGCGCCGGGGTGCAGCGAGTGTGCGCCGAGCGCGGCGCCGATCTCCAGCGCATCGCCGGGACGCAGGCCCTGCCTGCAATAGACGCGCTCCAGGCGCGGCGTGTCGCCGGTCAGCGTGCCGGTCTTGTCGAAGACCACGGTATCGACCGAGGCCAGCGCCTCGAGCGCCTGCAGGTTCGAGGTCAGCACGCCGCCGCGCGCCAGCGCCCCGGCGCTCGCGAGCATGGCGGCGGGGGTGGCAAGCGAGAGCGCGCACGGGCAGGTCACGATCAACACCGCCACCGCCACCATCAGGGCCTTGCCTGAATCGGCATGCCACCAGAAGGCCGCGGCCCCGGCGGCCGAGACCAGCACCACGATGAGAAAAGGCCGCGCGATCCGGTCCGCCAGCTGCGCCAGGCGCGGCTTGCCGAGCGCCGCGCTTTCCATCAGCCGCACGATCTGCGCGAAGCGCGTGCCCTCGCCCACCGATTCGATGCGCACCTGCACCGTGGCCGACAGGTTGTGGCTGCCGGCCAGCACGCGCTCGCCGCGCGCACGCGGCACGGGCCGCGATTCGCCGGTGAGCAGCGCCTCGTCGGTGCTGGTGCCGCCATCGACCAGCATGCCGTCGGCCGGAAACGCCTCGCCGGGGCGCACCCGCACCAGGTCGCCCGCCTTCAGGCGCCGGACGGCCACGCGCTGCCAGCCGCCATCGGCCTCCAGGCGTTCGATGCTGTCGGGCAGGCGGTTCATCACGGCTTCGAGCGAGCCGGCCGTGCGGTCGCGCAGCCTCGCCTCGAGCCAACGGCCCGTGAGCAGGAAGAACACGAACATCGTCAGCGAGTCGAAGTACACCTCCTGCCCCAGCACCCCCGCGTCGTCGAAGGTGGCCGCGGTGCTGACCGCGAAGGCAATGGCAATGCCGAAGGCGACCGGCAGGTCCATGCCGATGCGGCCCTGGCGCACGTCGCGCCACGCGCTGCGGAAGAACGGCCCGCAGGAAAAGAACAGCACCGGCAGCGTGAGCACCCACGAGGCCCAGCGCAGCAGCAGCGCGGCATCGGCCGTCATCTCGCCCGGCTGCGCAATGTAGGCCGGGTAGGCATACATCATCACCTGCATCATGCAAAAGCCCGACACAAGCCACCGCCACAGCGCGAGCCGCAGGTCGCGCGAACGGCGCTCGCGCGCCGAGCTGTCCGCGGCGGGCACCAGCCGGTAGCCCGCGGCTTCGGCGGCCTCGAACCAGCGCGAAGGCCGCGTCTGTGCGGCGGACCACACCACGCGCGCGCGCTGGCTCGCGGCATTGACCTGCACCTCGGCCACGCCGGGCACGCCCAGCAGCGCCGATTCCACCGTGAGGCCGCAGCCCGCGCAGTGCATGCCCTCGACCGCGACCTGCGATTCCCATCGGCCGGAGCCGGCCGTGCCATCGTCCAGCGCGCGGCCGAACGCGGTCCATTCGGAAGGATCGTCGAGCACCTGCCAGGCTTCACGGGGAGCCCGTGGTGGCGCGGCGGGCGGGGAAAAGTGGGCGAGCGCGGCTTGCATCGGGCAAGGCTAAGGGCCGTGGCCGCGCCGGCGTTTGATCTGCATCAAGGGGCGCCCCTGCCCGGCTGCCTAAGCTGGCGGCCTATTTCCCATCAAGAGAGCACCATGTTCAAGCGCATCCTCGTGGCCACCGACGGTTCCACGCTGTCGAAGAAGGCGGTGGCCAGCGCCATTGCGCTGGCGGCCCGCCATGACGCCGGCCTGGTGGCGCTCACCGTGGTGCCGCGCTACCCCAAGGGCTATTTCGACGGCGCCCTGTCGTTCTCGCCCGAGGACATCGCGCGGGTGGAGAAGCAATGGGCCGACAAGGCGCAGGACATGCTCGATGCGGTCGAGACCCGCGCGTCCGCCA
The Variovorax sp. OAS795 genome window above contains:
- the ccoS gene encoding cbb3-type cytochrome oxidase assembly protein CcoS, whose amino-acid sequence is MDILFLLIPLSVVLVLAILGGLWWAIERGQFDDIEIEGDRILQGD
- a CDS encoding CcoQ/FixQ family Cbb3-type cytochrome c oxidase assembly chaperone, with protein sequence MIDLTTLRVAATVLCFALFLGIVAWAYARRNASRFEEAAHLPFEQD
- a CDS encoding PAS domain S-box protein, which encodes MHTPPPPVSAALPGLPSGVEESSVFRSLFVSYPDSLLLVDQAGRIVLANPSAATLLGYSVGELVGLNVDVLVPDSIRPRHASYREAYGRAPRARPMGTQMELVAKRKDGSEVMVEIALSPLQSQGLPFVVAAIRDIGAYPRVKQALQRARYSDYLAQLGRLAVDTRDLQVVLDHAPAMAAEALEVEVAMVLLLDESRLEFRVASGVGLVSGEEIGARIASHANTPPGFVFAEGAPVVVADFADERRFAVPQAYLDAGLVSALAVPFYDRGRFIGVLTVRSREARRFGDEELRFLESLSNLLATSLQRVQTEEALSHAQRLESVGQLTGGIAHDFNNLLTVIQGNLQVLEELPAIAEDGYAQQLVGAAARASRRGAELTGKLLAFSRRQMLQPHAVDTHAMLHSLADMLRRTLDQRIGISIDSATDCPPVLADPGQLESALLNIAINARDAMPDGGTLHFRAEACGALPPEVHNELSDRDAHGSFVAISITDSGTGMTEEVKERAFEPFFTTKEAGRGTGLGLSTVYGFVKQSKGAIAIASRPGAGTTVTLFLPQLDEPAAAATEEDDVEQAIPPGLRVMLVEDDPEVRKVVHTFLSTLGCSVAAASNAEEALIRMETDAGAFDLLLSDIALGAGMRGTRLAAEAQQRFPDLAILLMSGFSSELLDADREVPQSWELLRKPYTRAELARAMGRVLSHP
- the ccoO gene encoding cytochrome-c oxidase, cbb3-type subunit II, whose translation is MNPNTERKGSGFTHEKVETNNLLMIVLILVVIAIGGMVEIVPLFFQKSTTEPIQGLKPHSALQLAGRDVYLREGCYNCHSQMIRPFRSETLRYGHYSVAGEFVYDHPFQWGSKRTGPDLHRVGGKYSDEWQRIHLNNPRDLVPESNMPAYSWLDKNLVDAEAMPRRMRALRQVGVPYSDEEIARAAEEVRGKTELDATVAYLQSLGLALK
- a CDS encoding FixH family protein, encoding MTTPAEKPWWRYPLLWMVIAGPALVVVASFVTFWIAWGSQDPLVSQDYYRRGVEINRSLADKKLMPAVSGRNHAATPEEAVPVPRREARP
- the hemN gene encoding oxygen-independent coproporphyrinogen III oxidase; protein product: MTSSSTAFAGCAPVHDAAPLPAALLRQFDVAGPRYTSYPTADRFVEAFDADDYALALQGRRDAGASAAPLSLYVHIPFCESLCYYCACNKIVTRHHEKGTQYLAYLAREIRLQVAQLGRGTAVSQLHLGGGTPTFLNDAELGQLLAMLRGAFVFLPGGEQSIEIDPRTVDAARLAHLASLGFNRLSFGVQDFDPDVQKAVHRIQPARQVFDLMAEARALGFCSINVDLIYGLPRQDDASFDRTMAQVCELRPDRIALYAYAHLPERFKPQRRIAAEDLPDAAARVRMLARAIATLTEAGYVYIGMDHFALPDDPLAVARREGRLHRDFQGYSTQPGGDLVALGVSAIGRVGATYSQNAKTIEAYYDLLDQGRLPVVRGLALTRDDVLRRDVIMALMCRGHVGFDAMGDAHRIDFRHYFATEFAALGPLAAEGLVRVTDHDIEVTPEGWFVVRAIAMVFDRYCRENRTRFSRVV
- the ccoG gene encoding cytochrome c oxidase accessory protein CcoG; amino-acid sequence: MDSSAPVSAPAPVDRPGARKVIPIASADGDAQGLYEATKKIYPRTVRGMFARWRWAMVFLTQLVFYGLPWAEWGERQLVLFDLAARRFYIFGLVLYPQDLIYLSGLLVVSALALFLFTAVAGRLWCGYACPQTVYTEIFMWVEHKIEGNRTARMRLDTEPMSLEKLVKKWFKHLVWIGIALWTGFTFVGYFTPIRDLGLAFLQTRMGSWEVFWVFFYGFATYGNAGFMREQVCKYMCPYARFQSAMFDRDTLIVTYDPKRGEPRAPRRKGPDPRSMALGDCIDCGLCVQVCPTGIDIREGLQYECIGCGLCVDACDTVMQKMAYAPRLIRYDTQNGMEAGWTRRQLLRRVLRPRVLVYSAILALLVAGLLASLVARTPLKVDVVRDRASLARIVEGGLLENVYRLQVMNATEEARHYRIAAHGIEGLRVSPDERITVDAAQSRWVAVRLQVPYGVVPAGSHAVHFDIRDEDSGVRVSEKAVFLVPR
- the ccoP gene encoding cytochrome-c oxidase, cbb3-type subunit III, whose translation is MSDFINNFWSNYVAAGTVLSILGCALLLWLTARKRVASDADNTTGHVWDEDLRESNNPLPLWWVGLFVLTIIFSVGYLVVFPGLGSFSGQAGWSTRSEYDAEVDKANQALAPVYASYAGMPMEDVAREPKAMAIGERLFMNNCSQCHGSDARGSKGFPNLTDKDWLHGGTPEKIAETITKGRIGMMPPLAAAVGTQDEVKNLANYVLSLSGAPHDSVRAGLGKSKFTVCAACHGIGGVGNQAVGAPNLSDKVWLHGYGEAAIVQIVNAGKHSEMPPQEGRLTEAQIKLLASYVWGLSNPVAGP
- a CDS encoding sulfite exporter TauE/SafE family protein translates to MQTGLVMAALLMGLAGGPHCVAMCGAASAAVIRIVPAPASGRAAGGMALPAQAAFHLGRIASYAAAGAMAAASVDSLAQAGTQVAALRPLWMLLHVFVFAWGAVLAVAGRQPVWAQRIGRTLEGRLRPLAGSSPLGMLATGALWVAMPCGLLYSALLLASLGNGPLQGGLAMLLFAIGSGLSLLLAPWLWQRLRWSGGAVPQAWGARLAGALLAAMALRALWLDMAHQIEAWCS
- the ccoN gene encoding cytochrome-c oxidase, cbb3-type subunit I translates to MQPSNPPAAAYDDTVVRQFALMSVVWGVVGMLVGVIIASQLAWPELNLGIPWLSYGRLRPLHTNAVIFAFGGCALMATSFHVVQRTCQVRLFAPALASFVFWGWQAVIVAAAISLPLGYTTGKEYAELEWPIDILIAAVWVSYAVVFFGTIGVRKVRHIYVANWFFGAFIIAVALLHIVNSAEIPAGWMKSYSAYAGVQDAMVQWWYGHNAVGFFLTAGFLGMMYYYIPKQAGRPVYSYRLSIVHFWALIFTYMWAGPHHLHYTALPDWTQSLGMVFSLILLAPSWGGMINGVMTLSGAWHKLRTDPILRFLIVALSFYGMATFEGPLMSIKTVNALSHYTDWTVGHVHAGALGWVGFITMGSLYYLVPRMYGRTEMYSVKAIDAHFWIATIGIVLYIAAMWIAGVMQGLMWRAINPDGTLTYTFVESVKATYPFYVVRLAGGLLYLGGMLVMAWNVWMTVISGRSVQASIPPVAVAHA